The Pedobacter ginsengisoli region CGCCATCTAATATCAGTAATAATGCTTTAGGATATTTTAGTGCCCATACGGTTAGTAAAAAGGAAATGGTAGTGAAGTAAGGGGCTAAGCTCCTTTTTGTATGGTGCTCGATATGTACATGCTGGCACTTGGGTCTCGACTGAATCAAGGCAAATTAAGAACTGCGATAGGATTCCTTCGGAAAACAGATACCTTTTTCCGAAGGAATGTCGATGCTGCCTCGACGCTGTCTTCAAGCTGGACTTAGCAATCACACTATTCTTCCCTGTCATCTCTATATGGTCACCACCAATCGTTTGCCATCGGTTACTTCCATTTCCCAGGCATCGGCGATATTACTCAACGGGATGCTTACGGTTTCCAAAATAAGCCTCTTTTCAGCCGCAAGACGGAACATTCCATATTTGGTGTCGGCCGAAACGGATAAGTAATAGAGGGAGATACCAATGTCGAGATTATTTATTTACACAAAGGATGTGCAGGTTTTAATGGGTAAAGGGAAAACGGCAGCGCATCGATTAATTATGGCCATCAAAAAGTCGTTAAATAAGCAAAAATTTGTGCCTTTAACAGTGCAGGAGTTTTGCGAGTATACTGGCTTGTCTTTAGCTGTAGTGGTGGAGCATTTGAAGTGATAGATGGGCTGGAGAATACAATTAAGTATTCCTCCAGCTGATGACATCATATTTAGTACGTTTCTGATCTTCATCACCACCATAAATTAAGTGCTTTTTGATTGATAGTCCAGGTGTTAATTCTTCAAAATAATCCAACTCTTTAAATAATGAGGAAGAAATTGTGTGAGTTGCTTTGATTTCAAAAATATCAAAGCCATTGTGTGTTTTTATTAATAAATCTACTTCTCTACCGTTGCTTTCCTGCCAGAAATTATAATCCTGATGGAGATATTGATGATTGTTTTTCTTCTGATATTCGGCAATGATCATATTTTCGAAAAGGTTGCCCTTAAGTCTGTTTTGTTCAAAATCTTCTGGTGTTCTGATACCTAATAAGTAATTAAGTAACCCCGTATCATAAAAATAAAGCTTAGAACTTTTTATGAGGCGTTTATTAAAATTTTGATGATAAGGCTGTAGTTGAAATATAATATAACCCGGCTAAAGAGCAATTTGTTACTTTTCAGAACGCAACTACCAGATCAGCAAAGGAAATAAATCTGCAAATGCCTAAGGACTTTAAGAACGATACGGTACATTGCTGGATGCATTATGTAAGTGCCGAAGGAAATGCTATAAGTACGGGGGTGTATGTTGGTGAGATAACTGTGTTTTAGTATAAAGTTCAAGTACTGAGTACTAAATATCAAAGAAGTGTGTGCTAGAATCCAATTTTTTGGTGCTAAAGTCCAATTTTATTTGTGATAGGGTGGCTAGTTTTGCATCAGCAATTGCTACTTATTAAACTAACACATAAAAACGACTATGAAACCAAATAGTATGAAAACCTTAATTTTGGTAACAGCCCTTATGCTTACCATAGGGGTGCAGGCGCAGACGGGATGGAAAATGCAGCCGGTAACAATTCAAAGCCGATGGGCGAAAGATGTATCACCAACAAATGCTTTAAAAGAATATCCAAGGCCACAAATGGTACGCGAAAAATGGACCAATCTGAACGGATTATGGGACTATGCGATAACCGCTAAAAATGCCAATAAACCAACTGCCTATGAAGGACAGATCCTGGTTCCTTATCCATTAGAATCTGCTTTGTCGGGCGTTAAAAGAGAACTGAAGCCAAATCAGAATCTTTGGTATAAGCGGACCTTTAAAAAGCCCGAAACAAAATCAGGAGATAAGATAAAGCTGAATTTTGGTGCTGTTGATTATGAAGCTACCGTATTTATTAATGGCCAGCAGGTAGGAAAGCACGAAAGTGGTTATACGGAGTTCAGTTTAGACATTACCCCGGCGCTTAAAGAGGGAAGCAATGAAATGGTGGTAAAGGTGTTTGACCCAACTGGAGAAGGTGTTGGTCCACATGGGAAACAGGTGCTAAATCCGGCAAATATCTATTATACTCCAACATCGGGGATCTGGCAAACAGTATGGATGGAAGTGGTTCCGGCTGCATCGATCTCTTCACTTTATATGACGCCTGATATTAATAAAGGCTTGTTAAACATTGCAGCTAATGGAGCTGCCGGTTATACCGTAGAGGTAAGTGTTTTGGCAGATGGAAAGGTAATAAGTACTGTAAAGGGAGCAACCGGTGTGAATTTGCAACTACCTGTAAAAAATGCAAAACTATGGAGCCCGGCCAGCCCGTATTTGTATGACCTGACTGTTAAACTGAAAAAAGGAAATACAGTTATAGATGAGGTAAAATCGTATTTCGGTATGCGTAAAACCTCGGTTGCTAAAGACAGCAAAGGTATAGACCGCATTATGCTGAACAACAAGCCTTATTATAATTTGGGGACATTGGATCAGGGTTTTTGGCCTGAAGGTTTGTACACCGCTCCAACAGATGAAGCCCTGGCTTTTGATATTAAGGCTATCAAAGCCATGGGTTTCAACACCATTCGTAAACACATAAAGGTTGAGCCTGCACCCTGGTATTACCATGCTGATAAACTGGGCATGCTGGTATGGCAGGATATGGTAAACCCCAATCAGGGCGTACCTGAGGGTTCAAAAGAAGCCTTTGAAAAAGGGAGTAAAGAGATTTTGCTACAACTACATAATTATCCTTCTATTACAACCTGGGTGCTATTCAACGAAAAATGGGGACAATACGATCAGGAACGCCTGACCAAATGGATTAAAACTACTGACCCATCGAGAATTGTAAAC contains the following coding sequences:
- a CDS encoding DUF4143 domain-containing protein; this encodes MIFQLQPYHQNFNKRLIKSSKLYFYDTGLLNYLLGIRTPEDFEQNRLKGNLFENMIIAEYQKKNNHQYLHQDYNFWQESNGREVDLLIKTHNGFDIFEIKATHTISSSLFKELDYFEELTPGLSIKKHLIYGGDEDQKRTKYDVISWRNT
- a CDS encoding glycoside hydrolase family 2 protein, which gives rise to MKTLILVTALMLTIGVQAQTGWKMQPVTIQSRWAKDVSPTNALKEYPRPQMVREKWTNLNGLWDYAITAKNANKPTAYEGQILVPYPLESALSGVKRELKPNQNLWYKRTFKKPETKSGDKIKLNFGAVDYEATVFINGQQVGKHESGYTEFSLDITPALKEGSNEMVVKVFDPTGEGVGPHGKQVLNPANIYYTPTSGIWQTVWMEVVPAASISSLYMTPDINKGLLNIAANGAAGYTVEVSVLADGKVISTVKGATGVNLQLPVKNAKLWSPASPYLYDLTVKLKKGNTVIDEVKSYFGMRKTSVAKDSKGIDRIMLNNKPYYNLGTLDQGFWPEGLYTAPTDEALAFDIKAIKAMGFNTIRKHIKVEPAPWYYHADKLGMLVWQDMVNPNQGVPEGSKEAFEKGSKEILLQLHNYPSITTWVLFNEKWGQYDQERLTKWIKTTDPSRIVNGPSGELLYVNEQLRSPAPNCICGGTYD